One window from the genome of Oryza glaberrima chromosome 3, OglaRS2, whole genome shotgun sequence encodes:
- the LOC127768336 gene encoding inactive protein RESTRICTED TEV MOVEMENT 2-like, with product MAAAAAAATSLRNYTDFVPPHQLVEEAGKKVLQINLSAAGFKKEQLRVRIDNHGKLRISGERQVSGNRWSRFHKDFQVPDDCNAGDVRARFDSRDRVLHITMPKLSPAEEEPKAAAAATPADHGAAQAQQTAAPADQEKEDKEEEDDDGAANDGAAAGGTALVTGRRKTPWRVVLAVVLALVAAAGFYAKYRLMMDPSAADGGHGLIGFSDH from the exons CACCGACTTCGTTCCGCCGCACCAGCTGGTCGAGGAGGCCGGCAAGAAGGTCCTTCAAATCAACCTATCTGCCGCAG GGTTCAagaaggagcagctgagagTGCGGATCGACAACCACGGGAAGCTGCGGATAAGCGGCGAGCGGCAGGTCTCCGGCAACCGGTGGAGCCGCTTCCACAAGGATTTCCAGGTCCCCGATGACTGCAACGCCGGCGACGTCCGCGCCAGGTTCGACTCCAGGGACCGCGTCCTCCACATCACCATGCCCAAGCTGTCGCCGGCGGAAGAGGAgcccaaggccgccgccgccgccacacccgcCGATCATGGCGCCGCGCAGGCGCAGCAAACCGCTGCACCAGCAGATCAAGAGAAGGAGgacaaggaagaagaagatgacgatggCGCGGCCAacgacggggcggcggcgggtggcacCGCCTTGGTGACCGGCCGGAGGAAGACGCCGTGGAGGGTGGTCCTCGCCGTCGTGCTGGCgttggtggccgccgccggcttctacGCCAAGTACAGGCTGATGATGGatccgtcggcggcggacggcggacaTGGTCTCATCGGCTTCTCCGACCATTGA